NNNNNNNNNNNNNNNNNNNNNNNNNNNNNNNNNNNNNNNNNNNNNNNNNNNNNNNNNNNNNNNNNNNNNNNNNNNNNNNNNNNNNNNNNNNNNNNNNNNNNNNNNNNNNNNNNNNNNNNNNNNNNNNNNNNNNNNNNNNNNNNNNNNNNNNNNNNNNNNNNNNNNNNNNNNNNNNNNNNNNNNNNNNNNNNNNNNNNNNNNNNNNNNNNNNNNNNNNNNNNNNNNNNNNNNNNNNNNNNNNNNNNNNNNNNNNNNNNNNNNNNNNNNNNNNNNNNNNNNNNNNNNNNNNNNNNNNNNNNNNNNNNNNNNNNNNNNNNNNNNNNNNNNNNNNNNNNNNNNNNNNNNNNNNNNNNNNNNNNNNNNNNNNNNNNNNNNNNNNNNNNNNNNNNNNNNNNNNNNNNNNNNNNNNNNNNNNNNNNNNNNNNNNNNNNNNNNNNNNNNNNNNNNNNNNNNNNNNNNNNNNNNNNNNNNNNNNNNNNNNNNNNNNNNNNNNNNNNNNNNNNNNNNNNNNNNNNNNNNNNNNNNNNNNNNNNNNNNNNNNNNNNNNNNNNNNNNNNNNNNNNNNNNNNNNNNNNNNNNNNNNNNNNNNNNNNNNNNNNNNNNNNNNNNNNNNNNNNNNNNNNNNNNNNNNNNNNNNNNNNNNNNNNNNNNNNNNNNNNNNNNNNNNNNNNNNNNNNNNNNNNNNNNNNNNNNNNNNNNNNNNNNNNNNNNNNNNNNNNNNNNNNNNNNNNNNNNNNNNNNNNNNNNNNNNNNNNNNNNNNNNNNNNNNNNNNNNNNNNNNNNNNNNNNNNNNNNNNNNNNNNNNNNNNNNNNNNNNNNNNNNNNNNNNNNNNNNNNNNNNNNNNNNNNNNNNNNNNNNNNNNNNNNNNNNNNNNNNNNNNNNNNNNNNNNNNNNNNNNNNNNNNNNNNNNNNNNNNNNNNNNNNNNNNNNNNNNNNNNNNNNNNNNNNNNNNNNNNNNNNNNNNNNNNNNNNNNNNNNNNNNNNNNNNNNNNNNNNNNNNNNNNNNNNNNNNNNNNNNNNNNNNNNNNNNNNNNNNNNNNNNNNNNNNNNNNNNNNNNNNNNNNNNNNNNNNNNNNNNNNNNNNNNNNNNNNNNNNNNNNNNNNNNNNNNNNNNNNNNNNNNNNNNNNNNNNNNNNNNNNNNNNNNNNNNNNNNNNNNNNNNNNNNNNNNNNNNNNNNNNNNNNNNNNNNNNNNNNNNNNNNNNNNNNNNNNNNNNNNNNNNNNNNNNNNNNNNNNNNNNNNNNNNNNNNNNNNNNNNNNNNNNNNNNNNNNNNNNNNNNNNNNNNNNNNNNNNNNNNNNNNNNNNNNNNNNNNNNNNNNNNNNNNNNNNNNNNNNNNNNNNNNNNNNNNNNNNNNNNNNNNNNNNNNNNNNNNNNNNNNNNNNNNNNNNNNNNNNNNNNNNNNNNNNNNNNNNNNNNNNNNNNNNNNNNNNNNNNNNNNNNNNNNNNNNNNNNNNNNNNNNNNNNNNNNNNNNNNNNNNNNNNNNNNNNNNNNNNNNNNNNNNNNNNNNNNNNNNNNNNNNNNNNNNNNNNNNNNNNNNNNNNNNNNNNNNNNNNNNNNNNNNNNNNNNNNNNNNNNNNNNNNNNNNNNNNNNNNNNNNNNNNNNNNNNNNNNNNNNNNNNNNNNNNNNNNNNNNNNNNNNNNNNNNNNNNNNNNNNNNNNNNNNNNNNNNNNNNNNNNNNNNNNNNNNNNNNNNNNNNNNNNNNNNNNNNNNNNNNNNNNNNNNNNNNNNNNNNNNNNNNGCCCCGCCCATAAGGACAGCCGTGACATCATCCAGTTACTTCTTGGATGTGGACACACCAACTTCCTATCCCCTGAAGCCCATATCCCGGGTAAGCCCCGCCCATCTTCAAGGCCCCGCCCATTTTCCTCAGTCCCGCCCAACACGCGAGACCCTGCCCACATACCTTGGCAACCACGGCCATGTCGCCCAGACCCGCCCTCCCACGAGGCAGCCCCTCGAACGCGCACTCCACGAGGGCGATGGCATCCTCCGTGTCCTGGGGACGGGGCGGGGGTCGACCGCAAGGGAAGTAGAAGGCGGGGACGCTGTGGCCAGGGGGTGGGGACTGGGGCGGGGGCTCCTCCTTCCTGTGGGCATGGACCTGTGGGGCCAGGGGTCGGGTTAACAGGGTTGGGGTGTGGGGCAGAGGAAAAACTGTCAGTCAGTTGCAGAGCCACACCCACCAGGGGCTGGGACACGTCCCTCATCTCACTCTAACCAGAGCCACTCTTACCGACCTCTGAAACAAGCCACGCCCACCAGGCCCACGCCCACCAGAGGCTTAGGCTTTGCCTGTCACTCTCATCCCAGCCTTGCCCCTTAGGCAAAGCCAGCCCCCTGCGGGCACTCTCACACAACCACGCCCCCTCCGGTCACTCTTACCCCAGACCCTCCCCGGAGGTGCGGCCACCCCTCCTGCCTTAACTCTCACAGACAGGAGGCGTGGCCGACTCTTGCATGAACCTGTGCTTGACGCACCCCTGCGGCCGTCGCTGACCCCGCCCACCTGCCGGAAGTCCCGCAGCCACTTCTGGAAGCGCGACGGAAACACCAGATCGCTGCCCCGAGCCAGCGACGCCAGAGCCTGGCGCACCGCTGGGTCGTCAGGGTCGCGGCGCAGGGCTCGTATGGGCGGGCGCTCCGGCATGGTGGGCGTGGCTCGAGCAGGGTAGGGCCCGGCCTGCGAATCCGTGGGTGTGGCCTGCGACCCCGGGGACCCGGGCGATTCGCGAGGGCCGCGCTCAGCGCGATCCGCGACCCTGCAGCGCGGTCATGACGTCACCTGGGTCACCGTGGGGTTCACCCGCGGTTCTGTCCTCCCTCGGGTCtgtgcttttccttttctctcccacgGGGTCGCTGCGGTTCACGTGACTCCGCCCATGGTCGGACAGCTGTCCGCGGTGGGCGTGGCTGTGGGTGTGGCCCGGGACAAGTTTGGGAATAATGTCTGCGGTAGGGAGTCGGGCCCCCACAGAATGATTGACAAGAGACTTTCGGTCTGCAGTCGGAAGTCCCGCCTCCTAGGACACGACTGACTGAACCAATTCCCTTTTTACGGCAGGAAGTCCCTCTCCTTCGGACGTGATTGACAGGATCGACTTCCTACGGCTTCGTACAGACACAAGGCCCTGCGCACCCACACTGGCCCTTCCCCCCTGCGGGCTGTCCCTCACGCACTCACCGTCCTGGGTCCCGTCGTTCTCAGCGCGGGCCGCGGCAGCGGTCGGGAGGCGGGGTTAGGGTCGGAGGTCGTGTTTCCGGGGTCCGCATCGGGGGTCGCGGCGGCGGCGGGGTCAGAGGTCGTCCCTGGGTCCCGGATGCGGCGGAGGGCGTGGCTGAGCGCGCGCTGCGTGTGAGGATCGCCGAGCCAGCGCCGGAAGAGCTCGTCCACCTTCAGCTGTAGCCGCGGCGTCAGCGGCGCCATGGCAACCAGAAGGTGCGGAGCCGGAAGTGGGCAGAGACTGATGGCAGAGGGGCGGAGCTCGGCAGAGAACGGAAGAGCTGCGGTGGGAAACTT
This portion of the Mus musculus strain C57BL/6J chromosome 9, GRCm38.p6 C57BL/6J genome encodes:
- the LOC108167694 gene encoding serine/threonine-protein phosphatase 2A regulatory subunit B'' subunit delta-like; this encodes MPERPPIRALRRDPDDPAVRQALASLARGSDLVFPSRFQKWLRDFRQVHAHRKEEPPPQSPPPGHSVPAFYFPCGRPPPRPQDTEDAIALVECAFEGLPRGRAGLGDMAVVAKVCGQGLACWAGLRKMGGALKMGGAYPGYGLQGIGSWCVHIQEVTG